From the Xenorhabdus ishibashii genome, one window contains:
- a CDS encoding lipase family protein has translation MSNANSIYCHDCQAMLKNKIEIQLVDEHNKPIANMPYTLKNRKITRKGITDGNGMIREEQLLASPLRLFLSGQELADEMEKRPLRTKRNSEYTRSTEAMKAISPVFKESLESGRKYHYAKIGELVDKMPVIEKWKEENPLPSYHFPDSEPQGLEVYPSYLGEYRYVIEICPFRAWSLLLHHQKDYSLVNAYNLSLMSILTYAEDTENYLGSVTNLFQKQLLDLSRSPHRVNDQSFSPVVYDVPFSDRYTEVVYIDSNKQKIPQGHTQLFYVANKKEVIIGWRGTEMTETKDLLTDGTFQPLELGCTPQGVCSGFSEKGKVHKGFWDAFHLVTEIQVPKRDDGKTVFEHIIELTQNKKLFVCGHSLGGALALLHSAQLKSYNPCLYTYGMPRLFTQSAVQELIEIIHYRHVNEDDFVPSVPFKKDMDNIALQTDSKFLGYTIEVFDTPIGSIIPASWLFAKSIKFLNHEDESFLHHGKLVYFYALPNSESKLYLLPELNEKTRKETKEFIEQQTKVDKYREQEVRSFFQGDENPTGKRGTGLLDHSSALYAEYIDKRLRELCTLSPDKKLQRKQEDLSFLESEPHSIRAVFQRKKIREYYFLREIDNQLMITLEVTKNDKRGPIALQRYSEK, from the coding sequence ATGAGTAATGCAAATTCGATTTATTGTCATGATTGTCAGGCCATGTTAAAGAACAAAATAGAAATTCAGCTTGTCGATGAACATAATAAACCCATAGCCAATATGCCCTATACATTAAAAAATAGAAAAATCACGCGCAAAGGAATAACAGACGGAAATGGTATGATCCGGGAAGAACAATTATTGGCTTCCCCTTTACGTTTATTTCTCAGTGGGCAAGAACTTGCCGATGAAATGGAAAAACGCCCACTGAGAACGAAGCGTAACAGTGAATACACTCGCTCTACCGAAGCCATGAAAGCCATTTCACCAGTTTTTAAAGAGAGCTTGGAATCAGGCCGCAAGTATCATTATGCAAAGATTGGTGAATTGGTTGATAAAATGCCAGTTATCGAAAAATGGAAAGAAGAAAATCCTCTTCCAAGCTACCATTTTCCTGATAGTGAACCACAGGGCCTTGAAGTTTATCCATCATATTTAGGCGAATATCGCTATGTTATTGAAATATGTCCATTTAGGGCATGGTCTTTGTTGTTACATCATCAAAAAGACTATTCATTAGTTAATGCTTATAACCTCTCACTAATGAGTATATTAACTTATGCCGAAGATACTGAAAATTACTTAGGTTCAGTCACAAACCTCTTCCAAAAACAGTTGCTCGATCTGTCACGTTCACCTCATAGGGTCAATGACCAATCTTTTTCCCCAGTGGTTTATGATGTTCCATTTAGTGATCGCTATACTGAGGTCGTCTACATTGACTCAAATAAACAAAAAATTCCTCAGGGTCACACCCAACTTTTTTACGTAGCAAACAAGAAGGAAGTTATTATTGGATGGCGTGGTACTGAAATGACGGAAACAAAGGATCTTCTCACAGATGGAACATTCCAGCCGCTAGAATTAGGCTGTACACCTCAAGGTGTATGTAGTGGTTTTAGCGAAAAAGGGAAAGTTCATAAAGGTTTTTGGGATGCCTTCCATCTTGTCACAGAAATCCAAGTACCTAAAAGAGACGATGGAAAAACAGTATTTGAACATATCATTGAGTTAACACAAAATAAAAAACTATTCGTCTGCGGTCATAGTTTGGGTGGTGCCCTCGCCTTGTTACATAGCGCACAACTCAAATCCTATAATCCCTGCCTTTATACCTACGGTATGCCGCGTTTATTCACCCAAAGTGCAGTGCAGGAACTCATTGAAATTATTCACTATCGTCATGTTAATGAAGATGATTTCGTTCCTTCTGTACCCTTTAAAAAAGATATGGATAATATAGCTCTTCAAACTGATTCTAAATTTTTAGGGTACACAATCGAGGTATTTGATACACCTATTGGTTCAATAATACCTGCTAGCTGGCTTTTTGCAAAAAGTATCAAATTCCTCAACCATGAGGATGAGTCCTTTTTACATCATGGTAAATTAGTTTACTTTTATGCTCTCCCTAATTCAGAGTCAAAACTGTATTTACTTCCGGAGTTAAATGAAAAAACCAGAAAAGAGACTAAAGAATTTATTGAACAACAGACCAAAGTAGATAAATACAGAGAGCAAGAGGTACGTTCATTTTTTCAAGGTGACGAAAATCCTACAGGCAAGCGTGGGACAGGCCTTCTTGACCATAGTAGCGCCTTATATGCTGAATATATTGATAAGAGATTGCGAGAACTGTGCACTCTTTCACCGGATAAAAAATTGCAAAGGAAGCAGGAAGATTTATCATTTCTTGAAAGTGAACCGCATTCGATTCGCGCAGTATTTCAAAGAAAAAAAATCAGAGAATATTATTTCTTAAGAGAAATAGATAATCAATTAATGATAACTCTAGAAGTAACTAAAAACGATAAAAGAGGCCCAATAGCCTTACAACGTTACTCTGAGAAATGA